TCGCTTTCAAATTTAGGTGATTGATACCAATTTTCAACATATTTTTTGGCACGGTTATCTGTTGAGATAATGCCATTACGAGTGGGCTTTCCTTTTTCATCAACCAGATAGAGACCATTACCATGACCAGTTACTGAGATACCAATAATCTCAGCGGCATCAATGGTTGATTTTTTGAGGACCTCTTTGATTACCAGTACATTAGACTGCCAGAGTTCCTCAATATCCCTTTCAGTAAAAAAGGGTTTTGGGGTGATCATGCGAGTGGTGTTGGACGCAATAGACAGCACTTGGCCTTCGAGGTCATAGATAGCAGCTTTGGTCACAGTGCCGCCATTGTCGATACCTAGTATATATTTTTTCATGGTATTCCTCTAACCCTTCATATTTCGCACCACAGTGTTATTAGCTGAGTCTATGCTCCTCGGGAGAGCCTCATTTGTGCCTAGCTGTAGTACGAACTATTTTAGGTTTATCATTATTTTAATTATTTGAGTTGTAATGGTGTTGGCGTAGGGTTTACAACTCAAATTTTAACTACCACAATGTATGTTCACTTGTGGTAATTCCGTTAAAGCCGGTATAAAAAATCTTATCAACTAAGTATTTTCGCTTAACGAAGCCACCCGCAATAAATTGCGTATTAGCTTGGTTAAAGCTGCGTTTTAATAAATCAAAACAGGTACAAGCATATTCAGCGGGTAATAATTCAATCGCATCGACATCCACAGAATAATTTTTGACCATATTACTGGCTTGTTCTAGTGAACGTGAATCAACGAGTAACACGCGAAATATGGTTTCTAATCCTTCTTTTTTGGCGTAACGTAGAGCAGTAAAATTTGATGAAATAACACCATCCACCTTATAAAAATTTTTTAATACGGTGACACCAGCTTGGTCAGGTTTAAATCCACCTAATAATTCCAAATGGACTAACACCTTTTTACCCACTTTGTGGCATTTACCAATCATCGACTGTAAATTACCGATATCGGCATCCGGCAATAAAATATATTCAGAGCGGCTAGCTAGCGCACGCTCGAAATATTTATAGTTACGGACTGATGGGATGATGGTGTTATTTAAGTTCATGCTATCAATTTCCAATTAGTTTTTATTTTGATACAGCGCAAATGCCTCTTCAGGTGATGCGCCTAGATGGATAATGGCGTTAAGGCCAACTACCATCGCGACAGGGTTCGGGTCTTGTGTGATGTTACGGCCAACAGCAACGCCTTTGGCTCCCATCTTCATACAGTGTTCAACAAATTTGAAGTAACTCAGTGTATCGGTTTTTGGCCCGCCGAGTGCTAATACAGGTACCATTGATGCTTCAACAATCAAATAGTCATCAGGTGTGCCAGAGAAACGGGTTTTGATAATATCCGCACCCAATTCAACTGCAATACGTGCAGAATCAGCAATCACTTTGGCTTCATTGGATTCAGGGCTAGTCACTGCATAACCATATGGCAGTGATTCAACGATAAATGGCATATTCCATTTTTCAGCCTCTTTGACCAGTCTTGCAGTCATGGCATGGGTTTTCTCTTCATTAAATGCGCCAGGGAAAGTCATGCACACCATACCGTCAGCATCCATTCTTAGTGCTTCTTCGGCGCCGAATACTTGCTGAGTATCAGGCACGCTGTTGTCATAAACATTTACCGTGGAATCAACGCGTAATACGATGGAAACATCATTAAAGGCGTCTGCATAGTTTCTTGCCATACCATAAGTAATTAAGGCACAATCTAAACCGTTAGCGGCCAGTTCAGGCATTTTTTTGATGGTATTATCAATGCCTGCGGTTTTGGTGGAGAAAAAATAACCGTCGAGTGCCAGTGTGACGGATTTACCATCTTTTGCAAAAATTTTGGATAAACGGCGTTGTTTAGACATAGTATTTCCTTTTAAAAAAATAAAAAAAGCCCTCAGAGACCGTTTTGATCTCTGAGGGCTTTCAGTTCACTGACCCTATGGTTTATCGTTTTCTATTAAGAAAATGATAAACCTAATTTGTATTTGTCTACTTTTACTTATAGGTCATTTTCTGATTGTTTGATTTTAATCGAAAAATTAATCTATAAGTGAGTTTATTAAAGTTAGCTGGTTTAGAAATTAACTAATTTTAATAAACTGGGTATGCTTATTATCTCTATCATACCCAAGTTTGGGTTGTCTAATGAATGTTGCAAAATTGTGATAAGGGTCGCGTTAAATGTTTACTATAAGAAATAAGTAGGGAATTAATATTCCCTACTTATGAAGTGATTTTAAATTATGGATCTCCGCTCCAACTAAAGTCAAACTCCTTATGAGTCGTGGTACCTAAGAAGTCTAGTGTAGTATCAACTTTTCCTTTACCTTTATGGCTAGTCCAACAATCATTTTTAATTTCATAAGCTTTATATTTTTTAAGTTCACTCCATGCATATTGATATTTATTATTAGCGTCAGGTTGCTCTATTTTAGGGTAATGAATATCATTTGAGCGAGAAGAAGAGCCACTATATTTACTACTATATATAGTACTTTCAACAGAAATATCCTGTAATAGTGATTTACCTTTATGATTGTAGCTGATTTCTATCACAGGGAAAATAATAGCATAACGCTGATTCTCAAAGTGATTACTCTTACATCTACTTTCTTCTGGAAAACCTACGACACCTTGATTAAAATATCCAGTGACTGTTGTTGTTTTTATTGTTCCTATATCCGCGGGTGCAGTTCCCAGAATAGGTACAATTGAAACTTCCTTTCTAGGTATATTAAAATCAGTATCACTTTCTGCAATGAATTCAATGTTAAGTTTTTTATTTATATATTCTTTATTTGGTGAGAACTCTGTTACTATATTACCTGTGAATTTATCATAGGTTTGTGAGTATTTTGTAGAACCATCTACTTTAAAGTTAATAATAACTTTTTTAGCTTTGTCGAATTCAGAATTACTTTTGCTACTCCATGAAACTTTAACTTTATCATCAGTATAAACAGGTGCCCATTTATCAGCATGAGTTACGTTATCACCGTTGTTGCCGTAATCGATACTATTAATTGTAACATTAGGTTTGGTATAAATTTTTGCGGTATATGAGTGACTACTTTCCTCAAAATAATCATTCGAGTTAACCTTCATAGTTAAACTTGCTTGACCCGCTTGCAAACGTTCAATAGAACCATTTGGTTTTAATTTAATTGCACTTTCATTACCTGAAGTCCAAACAATATCGGCATAATTAGGAATTTTTTGTGTTGTCTTTTGTAAATTAAATGTATGAATATTATCTGTCATTTTCTCAATGCTATTTGAGAAGGCAACAGTAAAACGGCTTTTCCCTAGTTGATAGAAAATTTGTTGTTTAGCGGCTTTAAATTGCTCCGTTTCTTCTGATTCAACTGTAATTGTTGCAGTTTTTGAGTTTGGTTTCTTCTGAGTAATCACACCATTATTTTTATCTATAGTTGCAATATTGGTATTATCAATTGAAAAGGTTATGGCTGGTTTAGCGCTATTAGTATCTGGGTTGTTAAAGACGGCTCGGGCTACTGTGCCTCTGCTATCACCCCATGTTTCATTAATTACCCTATTAGGTATTTGTAACTGAGGATCGGCTTTATCAATATTTAATTCATAGCTTGCTTGCGCTGAATTATAGACTCCGTTACCTTGAATGCGTGCCGTAATTTTGACATTACCCGCTTTCAGTAATTTAACGGCACCGTCACTATTAACCGTTGCGATACTCGTATTACTACTTTCCCATGTCGCTATCGCGCCAGTTGGCAAACCTTTTAATATTTGGCCTCTATCTACGGTTGATGAATAAACTAAGCTTCTTTGTGTATTATCAAAACGCAGTACTGGATTAGCAGCCCCTGATTTTACCATTAAGGTTTTGCTTAATGGTTTGCCATTCACTTTTGCCGTGAGTGTATAAATACCTTGTTTATTTGAAGTTGCGGTTGTTTGGTAACTACCATCGTTATTATCAATGAGTGGTGAACCAATCATAAAATTCGGGCTATTGCTCTCAATAGTGACTTTGCCCCCTATGATAGGGTTATTAAAATCATCAACAGCCTTTACGGTGAGTGTCATTATTTCTGTACTATCAGCGCCGATCTCTTTTTTATCGCTGGTTAAGATGGAGTTTGTTGCATTCATATCACCTTGTATTACAGTCACTTTATTGGCTGTTAGTGAATTTCCTTTTGTGAGTGTGGCGGTCATCACCAATTCACCAATCGTATTACTGGTGACCGTAACCTCTGCAACACCCGATGCATTCGTCGTGGTGGCGAAATCATATTTTTCGACTTTACCATCGATATGCCAAGAAACGGTGACATAAGGCAAAATATTGTCAAATTGATCAACTACTGTGGCGGAATAGGTCACGCCAGTCTTATCTCCCGCTTTTAGTATAGTGTTATTTGGCTCAACTTTACTGATTTTCCAGCTGTTCGGATCCCCTTTGACGGTAATATTTTCCTTCTCTACCAGCGCATTGCCTAAAACGTTAACAGAGATTTCAGCGGTAGTGAGTTTGTTCGATGTTACCTTCATTTCATAAATGCCAGTAGATTTTGCTGCTGCCGGCGTGATCAAAATGTTGGGGTGAGTACTATTTACGTGAATATCACTAGCTAAGTTATTCAGTAAGTTGCCATATTTATCTTTAAGCGTCACCGTTAATAGGGTTTCTTCACCTGCATTAATGGTCGATTTTGCTAATCTTACGGTTGATTTTGTTGTATCAATTTCCGCTTGAGTAAAGCTCACTACAGGAGCATCTTTGCGATAACCTGCATTAGAACCTAGTTTAATAACGACGTTGGCATCACCTACATTTGAACGAACCACGCTGATATGGCTCTTGCCATTTGCGTCAGTCAGTGTTTGGTTATTTGATAGATGAGTACCATCATTAGCACTCCAAAAAATCACTTCACCCGCTTTTAATGGGTTGCCATACTTATCTTCTAATTCAAGTGAGTAAGTGACGTCTTTTCCAGCCACAGCGGATGTAGAGCTCACCTTGATTTGCCCTTTCACTTGCGCTGTTTTGCTGTCAGGCTGGATAGTTAACGTAGGTTCTTCATTGATTTTACGACCATCAATTTGAATGCTTAATTGAGTCGTTTTGGCGGCAGTTGCACTCAACTTCGCTTCATATGTGCCAAGTTTGGTTTCTTTAAATGCAGATTTAATGGTAATCAATCCAGCGGGAACAGAAGGTTGGATCTTTCTTGCTAGATTAGTTAATGGATTACCTTGCTCATCTTTTGCTTCTACCGTTAATAGGGTTTCTCCTGAACCTGCATTGATCATGCTCGCTGAGAGAGTGGCGGTTGATTTTTTAGCTGAAACTGTCCCAGCAGTAAACTCTAGACTACTAATCGTTTGTTTTGAACCGCCTATTTGAGCTGTTACTATTGCTTTGCCTGCTTCAGTACTGGTTAATATGATCTCTGCTTCACCGTTACGATCGGCTTTGCTGGTTGGTGAAGAAAGTTTACCTAGCGTTGTATTCCAGCCAATGATGGCATCTTGTACGGGATTCGTGGCAGTATCTTTTATTTTCACAACAACTTTGATTTTCGCGCTACCGTTTGCAGCCGCAGTATTACTGCCATCGATATTGATGGACTCAATCATTGCAGTTGATATATCTGCGATAGCACCTATTTTTTCTTGTTTAGTAATGCCATTAATCGTCGCAGAGATAGGGTGAATACCGGCCTTATTGCTGGTAACTTCCGCTTGATAAACTCCACTAGAGCCTATTTCACCTTTATCTTTAATGGAGACTTCGCTATTCGACCGTGACCATTTGATAGTTTGACCCGTTACAGGGTTGCCCCACATATCTTTCAATGTGAGTCGTGCCATCGATATATTTAAGCCATTCGCTAAAATGCTATCCTGAGACATTTGCAGTGAACTGTTGGTGTCATTGGCGGCTCCAGCAGTAAAGGTCACCTCTTCTTTGGATGATGCCTTATTCAGTAAACTAGCGGTAACTCCCGTTTTTCCCGCTTTAGTGCCATATAAGGTAACTGACGTTTCTCCCTGAGCATTGGTTTGGGTAGTATCATTGTCAAATTGATTAAAATCGGTCGACCAGATAACAGGGATGCCTTCTAATAGATGGCCTTTTGCATCTTTCACGATAGCTTTGAGTTTAATACCGCTCGTAACACCTAAATTACTGGCTGGTATTTTTGCTGACACCGGTTGTAGCTTGATGGTGGCTGTTTTGATATCTGCAATTGATGTAATTGTGCTTGTAATCGCTGTTTTGTGATTAATATTCGCTGTAATAGTTATTTTGTCAGCAATATTATTTGTAGTGAGGTCACTTTTAACATAGCCATCTTTATCGGATGTTACTGTTTGAGGAAACATTTTAGCTTTATTATTGGCGCTGAAATTGACATCAATACCGTTAACTGGGTTACCGTTCTGGTCAGTGACTCGGGTTTTTATGGCAACTTTTTCTGTACCATTAGCGATTATTGTTGTCGGTAAAGTATCAAATGGTGCAAGTTGAGCCGTTGTTTTATCGGCAATAAACGTCACAGGGTTCGCAGGTGTTTTTTTGCCTGTCACACTCGCTGAAACAATAATGTCTGCGGCTTTAAAGCTTTTGACTGCCGTGGTTGCAATCCCTTGTTTATCCGTCTTTGTGACGGTATTAGTCATTCGAACATCTCGTTCATTGTGATCTGAAGACCAGTTTATAATGGCATTTTCAATAGGGTTTCCGTGTGTGTCTTTTACATAGGCTTCAAAGGTAATTGCTGCATTACCATCAGCGACAGCATGATTGTTTTTAGCTTGAAGTTTGGTGATTTTCGGGCTAGTCATATCGGCTAAGAATGCGGTGACCTGATCAACCGTATTACCGTTAACGTTAGCGGAAACAGTGATTATTTCTGCTTTTGTATTCGTTAATTTAACCGTGGCGGTACCATTCTTTTCTGTTTGAGCGATAGTCGATTTATCTGTTTTGCTTCCAACAAATTGACCACTTCCTGTTGTGGTGAACAGAACATTAACCTTAGGAACAATATTGCCATGTGCATCACTCACCGTTGCGGTGATAGTTTTTTGTGATTTTCCATCCGCAATCACATTAGGCGGGGTGATTTTCAGATTCGCCGTATCAATTTTTGCTGTTGATTTATCAACAGAGAACGTGACGGTTAGCG
This portion of the Providencia manganoxydans genome encodes:
- a CDS encoding glycerol-3-phosphate responsive antiterminator, which produces MNLNNTIIPSVRNYKYFERALASRSEYILLPDADIGNLQSMIGKCHKVGKKVLVHLELLGGFKPDQAGVTVLKNFYKVDGVISSNFTALRYAKKEGLETIFRVLLVDSRSLEQASNMVKNYSVDVDAIELLPAEYACTCFDLLKRSFNQANTQFIAGGFVKRKYLVDKIFYTGFNGITTSEHTLW
- a CDS encoding class I fructose-bisphosphate aldolase, with amino-acid sequence MSKQRRLSKIFAKDGKSVTLALDGYFFSTKTAGIDNTIKKMPELAANGLDCALITYGMARNYADAFNDVSIVLRVDSTVNVYDNSVPDTQQVFGAEEALRMDADGMVCMTFPGAFNEEKTHAMTARLVKEAEKWNMPFIVESLPYGYAVTSPESNEAKVIADSARIAVELGADIIKTRFSGTPDDYLIVEASMVPVLALGGPKTDTLSYFKFVEHCMKMGAKGVAVGRNITQDPNPVAMVVGLNAIIHLGASPEEAFALYQNKN
- a CDS encoding Ig-like domain-containing protein — its product is MNTDTHTILPKRLKLVAWLNIAIQVSFPIVSVFTPIISSSQDNIRFLKKENALIDRQTQTYTLSEGENILYVAKKYNMSVDALRELNQFRTFAHGFDKLQAGDELDVPMAALPTIEWHAKTEPETSQNNQEQHIANLASQAGQFLSNNPNKDTAVALARGMASAAANNYLQQWVNHIGNSRIQLDIDEHFALQNSQADLLVPLYDKKEKLLFTQGSLHRTDERTQTNLGLGIRWFQPDYMLGANSFLDYDLSRNHSRIGFGVEYRRDYLKLAANSYHRLSNWQDSKDLEDYQERTANGWDIRSEAWLPSYPHVGAKLSYEQYYGDEVGLFGSDKRGTNPQAVTAGLSYTPFPLFTINAEQRQGTSGEHDSRIGLQVNYQLGTAWQQQINPDNVSALRTLQGSRYDFVDRNNNIVLEYRKKEVISLSINSPITGYAGEEKPLTFTVNSKYGLDHIEWSAPQLIGANGQLIDNKKGEYRVRLPDYQYNKKAVNSYIINAVAIDKKGNRSANTTLQVTVNQAAIYPANTQVSPTKFSLAANGKAQQKITFIIKDKNNQLVDVATNEISLKITSIRPKRIRELMRKSTSSPVTLSEVTRIESGKYSVMVTAGKNPEQVTLTPVVRNTLLTPIDVTLTADSQTPHLTQITVSKNNSVANGKDENHVILVLKDAQNHLLIGHPVKFTATNKAKVPSQQETNEQGEISVPITSTTAGEAVLSIHYGNAAPKTVAMNFTADSTTAKVAIKEGVTIAPDKSVADGTTTKKITIKVTDAHNNAVPNVSVQLKTNNGQFANGKPVDNALITNNNGIAQTTLTSKIAGLADITVTVNGKTYTQKTLFTSDTTSARIKLKVTSPTLAVANGKQPIEVMAILTDSNHNPLPNTAVTWLADPASGVTFDSQTKTDNQGKTVLLVTSTFAGDIKLTAKTANATDQSLTVTFSVDKSTAKIDTANLKITPPNVIADGKSQKTITATVSDAHGNIVPKVNVLFTTTGSGQFVGSKTDKSTIAQTEKNGTATVKLTNTKAEIITVSANVNGNTVDQVTAFLADMTSPKITKLQAKNNHAVADGNAAITFEAYVKDTHGNPIENAIINWSSDHNERDVRMTNTVTKTDKQGIATTAVKSFKAADIIVSASVTGKKTPANPVTFIADKTTAQLAPFDTLPTTIIANGTEKVAIKTRVTDQNGNPVNGIDVNFSANNKAKMFPQTVTSDKDGYVKSDLTTNNIADKITITANINHKTAITSTITSIADIKTATIKLQPVSAKIPASNLGVTSGIKLKAIVKDAKGHLLEGIPVIWSTDFNQFDNDTTQTNAQGETSVTLYGTKAGKTGVTASLLNKASSKEEVTFTAGAANDTNSSLQMSQDSILANGLNISMARLTLKDMWGNPVTGQTIKWSRSNSEVSIKDKGEIGSSGVYQAEVTSNKAGIHPISATINGITKQEKIGAIADISTAMIESINIDGSNTAAANGSAKIKVVVKIKDTATNPVQDAIIGWNTTLGKLSSPTSKADRNGEAEIILTSTEAGKAIVTAQIGGSKQTISSLEFTAGTVSAKKSTATLSASMINAGSGETLLTVEAKDEQGNPLTNLARKIQPSVPAGLITIKSAFKETKLGTYEAKLSATAAKTTQLSIQIDGRKINEEPTLTIQPDSKTAQVKGQIKVSSTSAVAGKDVTYSLELEDKYGNPLKAGEVIFWSANDGTHLSNNQTLTDANGKSHISVVRSNVGDANVVIKLGSNAGYRKDAPVVSFTQAEIDTTKSTVRLAKSTINAGEETLLTVTLKDKYGNLLNNLASDIHVNSTHPNILITPAAAKSTGIYEMKVTSNKLTTAEISVNVLGNALVEKENITVKGDPNSWKISKVEPNNTILKAGDKTGVTYSATVVDQFDNILPYVTVSWHIDGKVEKYDFATTTNASGVAEVTVTSNTIGELVMTATLTKGNSLTANKVTVIQGDMNATNSILTSDKKEIGADSTEIMTLTVKAVDDFNNPIIGGKVTIESNSPNFMIGSPLIDNNDGSYQTTATSNKQGIYTLTAKVNGKPLSKTLMVKSGAANPVLRFDNTQRSLVYSSTVDRGQILKGLPTGAIATWESSNTSIATVNSDGAVKLLKAGNVKITARIQGNGVYNSAQASYELNIDKADPQLQIPNRVINETWGDSRGTVARAVFNNPDTNSAKPAITFSIDNTNIATIDKNNGVITQKKPNSKTATITVESEETEQFKAAKQQIFYQLGKSRFTVAFSNSIEKMTDNIHTFNLQKTTQKIPNYADIVWTSGNESAIKLKPNGSIERLQAGQASLTMKVNSNDYFEESSHSYTAKIYTKPNVTINSIDYGNNGDNVTHADKWAPVYTDDKVKVSWSSKSNSEFDKAKKVIINFKVDGSTKYSQTYDKFTGNIVTEFSPNKEYINKKLNIEFIAESDTDFNIPRKEVSIVPILGTAPADIGTIKTTTVTGYFNQGVVGFPEESRCKSNHFENQRYAIIFPVIEISYNHKGKSLLQDISVESTIYSSKYSGSSSRSNDIHYPKIEQPDANNKYQYAWSELKKYKAYEIKNDCWTSHKGKGKVDTTLDFLGTTTHKEFDFSWSGDP